CCCTCGATCACCTGCGGGGTCTGGCGGCCCGTGGCGTCGGCCACGCCCAGATGGATGCGCACGGCGCGCACGCCGGTCACCACCGAGTCGCCCCCCCGATTTTCACCAACAAAGCCTTCCGGGGCGGCCTGCCAGATGAACTCCACGCCCTCTTCCTCGGCGTGGGCGACCTCGCGCTGCGAGCCCGGCATGTTCTTGCGGTCGCGGCGGTACAGACACTTGACCGACGCCGCGCCCTGGCGGATGGCCGTGCGCACGCAGTCCATGGCGGTGTCGCCGCCGCCCAGCACCACCACATGCTTGCCCGCGGCGTTCAGGGAGCCGTTCTCGTACGCCTCCACGCTGTCGCCCAGGCTGACCTTGTTGGAGGTGGTCAGGTAGTCCAGCGCCGCCACGATGTTGCCAAGGCCCGAGCCCGGCGCCTTGATGTCGCGCGCCTTGTAGACGCCGGTGGCGACCAGCACGGCGACGTGCTTGCGGCGCAGCTCCGGCAGGGAGGCGTCGCGGCCCACCTCGAAGTTCGGGTGGTAGACCACCCCGGCGTCGGCCAGCAGCTGCACGCGGCGCTCGACCACCGACTTCTCCAGCTTGAAGCCGGGGATGCCGTAGACCAGCAGGCCGCCCATGCGGTCGTAGCGGTCGTAGACATGCACCTCGTAGCCCTTGGCGCGCAGCTCCTCGGCGGCGGCGAGGCCGGCGGGGCCGGCGCCGATGATGCCAACCGAGACGCCCAGCTCACGCGACGGCTTGCGCGGCTTCACCCAGCCCTGATCCCAGGCGGTGTCGTTGATGTACTTCTCCACCGACCCGATGGTGACGGCGCCGTGGGTGGACTGCTCGATGACGCAGTTGCCTTCGCACAGGCGGTCCTGCGGGCAGATGCGGCCGCAGATCTCCGGGAAGTTGTTGGTGGCCTGGGAGACCTCATAGGCCTCCTCCAGCCGGCCTTCGGAGGTCAGCTTCAGCCAGTCGGGGATGTTGTTGGAGACCGGGCAGTGCACTTGGCAGAAGGGAACGCCGCACTGCGAGCAGCGGTTGGCCTGCTCGTTGGCGCGCTCGTCGCTGAAGCGGGCGTAGATCTCGGCGAAATCCTGGCGGCGCTCCGCGGCCGGGCGTTTGTCGGGCATCCGCTGCGCGGTGTGCACGAAGCCCAACA
This genomic stretch from Azospirillum sp. TSH58 harbors:
- a CDS encoding NAD(P)-dependent oxidoreductase, yielding MANQRMLGFVHTAQRMPDKRPAAERRQDFAEIYARFSDERANEQANRCSQCGVPFCQVHCPVSNNIPDWLKLTSEGRLEEAYEVSQATNNFPEICGRICPQDRLCEGNCVIEQSTHGAVTIGSVEKYINDTAWDQGWVKPRKPSRELGVSVGIIGAGPAGLAAAEELRAKGYEVHVYDRYDRMGGLLVYGIPGFKLEKSVVERRVQLLADAGVVYHPNFEVGRDASLPELRRKHVAVLVATGVYKARDIKAPGSGLGNIVAALDYLTTSNKVSLGDSVEAYENGSLNAAGKHVVVLGGGDTAMDCVRTAIRQGAASVKCLYRRDRKNMPGSQREVAHAEEEGVEFIWQAAPEGFVGENRGGDSVVTGVRAVRIHLGVADATGRQTPQVIEGSEFTVQADLVIKALGFEPEDLPTLFGEAELKVTRWGTLLVDHRSKMTNLEGVFAAGDIVRGASLVVWAIRDGRDAAEGIHAYARAKAETPVAVAAE